The genomic region GTGCTGGGGCTGGGCAATGCTGCAACCCCGCTGGGGCTCAAGGCGATGAATGAGTTGCAGAAGCTCAACAGCACGAAGGACACGGCAACGAACAGTATGGTGATGCTGCTGGCGATGAACACCGCGAGCGTGCAGTTGATCCCGCCGGTGACGGTGATGGCGATCATGGGCGTGGTGGCGATCGACCTGTATCTGTCGATCCTGCTGGTGACGGGGTTGTCTCTGGTGTTTGCGATCACCCTGGCGAAGCTAACTGAGGGCTGGGGTTCATTCGGGAGGACGAACCCGGCGAAGACGCCTGTGTCGGCTCCGACGGAAGGGGGTGGGGCATAATGGACCTGCTGCGAGAGTACGCGACGGATTTCGGTGTCTTTGTGGTGCTGTTCATGATGGTGGGGTTCCCGGTGATCGGGATCCTGCGTGGCGTGAACGTGTACGAGGAGTTTGTGGAGGGCGCCAAGGAGGGGTTTAACATCGCGGTGATGATCATCCCGTACTTGGTGGCGATTCTGTTTGCGATCGGGTTGCTGCGGGAATCGGGTGGGCTCAGCGCGATCGCGGAGTTTCTGCGACCGGCGTTTGAGGTGCTGGGGATCCCGCCTGAGATCCTGCCGATGGCCGTGACGCGCCCGCTGACGGGTGGCGGGTCGGTCGGCGTGCTGGGTGATATGGTCAACAACTACGGTGTTGATCACATCGTGACGAAGATCTCGGCGGTGATTTTTGGATCGACGGAGACGACGTTCTACATCATCGCGGTGTATTTCGGTGCTGTGGGGATCCGGAAGATCCGTCACGCGGCGCTGGTGGGGCTTTCGGCGGATGTGTTTGCCATCATCATGGCGATCTACATTGTGCAGTGGCTGAATGGTTGAGTCTTGTATCCGATCGAGCATGGTCCCTGGTTGATATGGAGTTGATTCGTTATGGCAGACGTTTCTCGGCGGCGTGACGTGATCACCTCGGGCTGGTGTCCGAGCCTTGTGGTGTTGTTGTTGGTGATGATGACCTGCCTCGCGGGTTGTCAGACGATGCTCGAACCGAGGCCGACGGCGGCGAGCAACCCCCCTGCTGTTACAGAGGCGTCTTATGGTGAGTTGTTGGGCTTGCGGCTGGATGAGGTGCTGAATCGGCTGGAGGAATCCGGGACGGTGGTGGGGGTGCGTGTGCTGGATGCGGAGACCGGGGACGAGTTGACTGCGAATGCGTGGGCGGACTACCCGCTCAAGCCGGCGTCGAACATGAAGCTGATCAGCACGGCGATCGCGCTGGAGGTGCTGGGGCCGGAGCACACGTTCAAGACGTATCTGGCGCGAGAGGGTGAAGACCTCTATGTGGTGGGGACGGGGGACCCGGCGGTGGCGGACCCGGCGATCGCAGAGGCTCGGGGCGAGGAGCTGCTGGCGGTGTTTGATCGGTGGGCTGATGCGCTCAAGGCAGCGGGGATCACGGAGGTCAGCGGAGGGATCGTGGTGGATGAGTCGGCATACGAGAGCTTTCATACGCATCCGAGCTGGTGGCCGGAGGACCTGCTGTATTACTACGGGGCCCCGGTGTCGGCGCTGAATCTCAATGACAACTGTGTGGACATCACGGCAGAGGTGACTTCCGCTGGCCGGCCGGTGAAGGTGTCGCTGGTGCCAGCGACGCAGTCGGTCGAGGTGGTCAACCGGATGACGACGGACGATGGCGTGGAGCCTCACGAGCAAGCATCGGTGTACAAGGTGTCGGGCAAGAACACCTATGTGCTGACGGGCGAGTTGAAGGACGGACCGATGACGGCGAGTTTGCCGGTGTCGGACGCGGCGATGTTTTTTGGCGATGCGCTGCGGACGGCGTTACTGGAACGGGGGATTGTCGTGACCGGCGGGGTCCGGAAGGGAGTCTGGCCCGGAGAGGCGGGGATCGATGGGGACGAGCGGGTCGTGGCGGTGCACGAATCGACCATGGACGAGGTGCTCAAGCGGACCAACAAGCCGAGTATGAACCTGTTTGCCGATGCGCTGATGAAGGCGGCCGGTCTGGCGCATCAGCGGGCGAATGACCGGCCGTATCCGGGGTCGTGGCTCTCGGGGCGACGGGCCGTGGAGGCCTGGTTTGAGGAGGAGGGCATCGAGTCGATCGGGCTGGTGATCGCGGACGGATCGGGGTTGTCTCACAACAACCGGGTGACGGCGCGGATGATCTCGGACATGCTCCTGGTGATGCACCGGCACGAGGATGCGGCGATGTTCAAGGATTCGCTGACGATCGCTGGAGTGGACGGGACGCTGCGGCGGCGGATGACGGATATCGCTGGAGCGATGCGGGGCAAGACGGGGACGATCACCGGCGCGAGTGCGCTGTCGGGTTATGTGACGACCGAGGATGGACGTGAGCTGATCTTCTCGATCATCCACAACCGGAACCCGAGTTCGCGGGCGGCGCGGGCGCTACAGGATGAGGCGGTGCGGGTGATGTACTACGGGGCGGACTGGTCGCCGGAGCCTGCGGCTGCGGCTGCGGCTGCGGCTGCGGAGTAAATTGTTGTTGACTGATTGAGGATTGATGCATGAGGCGTTTTGCGAGCTGTCTGGCTGTGGTCTGGTTGTTGTTTGTCGCCGGTGCCTGCTGGGCAACGGTGGCGGAGCTAGGGGAGCGGGTCGGTGCCATCCTGAATCAAGTCGATCAGGAAGGTTTGGTGGTGGCGGCACGGGTGGTGGACCTGGAGACTGGCGCGGTCATCTTCGAGCAGAATGCGGATCAGCCCGTGAAGCCGGCGTCGAACCTGAAGCTGCTGGTCACGGCGGCGGCGCTGGACAAGCTGGGGCCGGAGGCGACGCTGGATACTTATCTGTATCTGGCGGGTGATGATCTGGTGGTGGTGGGGACGGGTGATCCGGCGTTCGGGGACCTGACGATCATGCAGGATCAGGGGCGGACGATGCTGGCGGGGTTTGATGACTGGGCGGAGGCGCTCAAGGCGAGGGGAATCACGGAGATCAAGGGTGACCTGCGTTACTACGACGGGGCGCTCGGTGATGAGTGGATCAGTCCGACATGGAGCCGTGGAAACCTGGTGCATTGGTACGGGGCTCCGTCGGCGGGGTTGAACCTGAACAACAACTGTATTGACATCGTGGTGGAGCCGATCGAGGGAAGTGATGGGGTGGGCCGGGTGAGCTATCTGCCCGAGGCGGCGATGATCCGGGTGGAGAATCGGACGGGTGGTGAAGGATCACTTCGGGTGGACAAGACGCCTGGGAAGCACGAGTACATCGTGACGGGGAAGGTGGAGCGAACGCGGACGTTTTACAAGCCGGTGGATGATCCGGGGCGGTTTTTTGCGGAGGCGCTCAGGGCGCATCTGGAGCGGCGGGGGATTGAGATCAATGGAGAGATTATTTGGCAGCCGAACGCAGAACGATCGGCTGAAGCCGTGCTGGTTGTGGCCCATGAGACCCCCCTGCTGCCCGTGCTCAAGCGAGTGAACAGCAACAGCCAGAACATGATGGCGGATGCACTGATGCGCATGGCGTTTCCGGCCAGAGCAATCAATCAGAATGATGAGATTGTGGAAGACTGGGAGCTTTCCGGGCTTCAAGTCCTAGGCCAACTTCAGGAGATAAGAACGCTGGTGCATGATGCCCGTGTTTTGGATGGCTCTGGCTTGTCTCACGACAACCGCGTCACGACGCTCCTGCTGTCTGGACTTTTGGTTTTGATGTCTTCCCACGAATATGCAGCGACCTACTACGACTCCCTCGCCATCGCCGGCGAGCGGGGATCGCTGCGGAATCGGATGAAGGAGGTGGCCGGGAAGGTCCGAGGAAAGACGGGAACGATCTCGGGGGTGCGGGCGAGCAGCGGGTATATCGAGACAGAGGAGGGTCGGAAGGTTGTTTATTCGCTGATCTATAACGAGGTCGCTGGCGGGAATGCAGGGAAGGTGCTGGCGGCGATGGACGAGGCCTGCGTGACGGTCCAGCAGTGGGATGATTGGGATTAGTTGAGTTTCTGAGTCGAGGGCTCGCCGTGCTTGACCTCGGCCGCCCAGCGACTTCGATCGTTACTCAGGCGTTGAGCCAATCCCAGTTCACAAGGTTGAAGTGGGCGTCGGGGGTGAGTTCGAAGGTGGCACCGAGGGGTAGTGGCGCGAAGCCGGGGCCGTGACCGACGGGGAGGCCGGTGAGAACCGGGATGCCACGTTCGCGGCAGGGGTTGATCAGCATGTGTTCGAGGGCCTCGGCCTGGGAGACCTGCGGGCGGAGGTCAGCGAGGCGACCGGCGGGGAGATGGGAGACGCCCCGATCCGCGAGTTCGGGGAGTTCCGAGGGGTCGGGTGCGGAGGCCAAGCGTTTGCCGGCTTCGTCGTCGCAGTTGGTGAAGTCGCCGAGGACCACGCCTGCGATGTCATCGAATGAGCCGGACTGCCAGAGGTGGGTGATAAAGCCGTCGAGCCGGTAGTGGTGCTCGTTGAGGTCCTCGAAGAAGAGGATCTTTCCGCTCTTGGACTTGGGTTGCCAGGGTGTGCCGAAGAGGGCGTTCCAGACCGAGACATTCCCCCCCACCACCGGTCCCCTGACAGGCTTCGCGGGCGCGTCG from Phycisphaeraceae bacterium harbors:
- a CDS encoding nucleoside recognition domain-containing protein, which encodes MDLLREYATDFGVFVVLFMMVGFPVIGILRGVNVYEEFVEGAKEGFNIAVMIIPYLVAILFAIGLLRESGGLSAIAEFLRPAFEVLGIPPEILPMAVTRPLTGGGSVGVLGDMVNNYGVDHIVTKISAVIFGSTETTFYIIAVYFGAVGIRKIRHAALVGLSADVFAIIMAIYIVQWLNG
- the dacB gene encoding D-alanyl-D-alanine carboxypeptidase/D-alanyl-D-alanine-endopeptidase, translated to MADVSRRRDVITSGWCPSLVVLLLVMMTCLAGCQTMLEPRPTAASNPPAVTEASYGELLGLRLDEVLNRLEESGTVVGVRVLDAETGDELTANAWADYPLKPASNMKLISTAIALEVLGPEHTFKTYLAREGEDLYVVGTGDPAVADPAIAEARGEELLAVFDRWADALKAAGITEVSGGIVVDESAYESFHTHPSWWPEDLLYYYGAPVSALNLNDNCVDITAEVTSAGRPVKVSLVPATQSVEVVNRMTTDDGVEPHEQASVYKVSGKNTYVLTGELKDGPMTASLPVSDAAMFFGDALRTALLERGIVVTGGVRKGVWPGEAGIDGDERVVAVHESTMDEVLKRTNKPSMNLFADALMKAAGLAHQRANDRPYPGSWLSGRRAVEAWFEEEGIESIGLVIADGSGLSHNNRVTARMISDMLLVMHRHEDAAMFKDSLTIAGVDGTLRRRMTDIAGAMRGKTGTITGASALSGYVTTEDGRELIFSIIHNRNPSSRAARALQDEAVRVMYYGADWSPEPAAAAAAAAAE
- the dacB gene encoding D-alanyl-D-alanine carboxypeptidase/D-alanyl-D-alanine-endopeptidase, which gives rise to MRRFASCLAVVWLLFVAGACWATVAELGERVGAILNQVDQEGLVVAARVVDLETGAVIFEQNADQPVKPASNLKLLVTAAALDKLGPEATLDTYLYLAGDDLVVVGTGDPAFGDLTIMQDQGRTMLAGFDDWAEALKARGITEIKGDLRYYDGALGDEWISPTWSRGNLVHWYGAPSAGLNLNNNCIDIVVEPIEGSDGVGRVSYLPEAAMIRVENRTGGEGSLRVDKTPGKHEYIVTGKVERTRTFYKPVDDPGRFFAEALRAHLERRGIEINGEIIWQPNAERSAEAVLVVAHETPLLPVLKRVNSNSQNMMADALMRMAFPARAINQNDEIVEDWELSGLQVLGQLQEIRTLVHDARVLDGSGLSHDNRVTTLLLSGLLVLMSSHEYAATYYDSLAIAGERGSLRNRMKEVAGKVRGKTGTISGVRASSGYIETEEGRKVVYSLIYNEVAGGNAGKVLAAMDEACVTVQQWDDWD
- a CDS encoding LD-carboxypeptidase; protein product: MPNPAKTRVAIVAPSSVVPPIELEIGLSRLRNAGFSLKVADQVSQTWYIHAGTDQARAQALYDAGRDPDIDIVWAARGGYGAAKLLPLLDEKATKHGVPPHKLLIGYSDITALHAYVADHWNWSTLHANMPASLSFNTMDATEFETTLAWAHGKQAPPAWHGQAFRYLTDAPAKPVRGPVVGGNVSVWNALFGTPWQPKSKSGKILFFEDLNEHHYRLDGFITHLWQSGSFDDIAGVVLGDFTNCDDEAGKRLASAPDPSELPELADRGVSHLPAGRLADLRPQVSQAEALEHMLINPCRERGIPVLTGLPVGHGPGFAPLPLGATFELTPDAHFNLVNWDWLNA